In a single window of the Deinococcus yavapaiensis KR-236 genome:
- a CDS encoding 4'-phosphopantetheinyl transferase superfamily protein — MIVAVGHDLIEIERIRRALERDGERFLRRFHSVERAYCARFADPAPSFAARFAAKEAFQKVWPRPFGWADVWVVRDQTPQGPFPWSRPYLRFVPTIEEEMRSHGWRAHLSLTHTKEHASAVVMLEEERPRGS; from the coding sequence GTGATCGTCGCCGTCGGGCATGACCTCATCGAGATCGAGCGTATTCGCCGCGCGCTCGAGCGAGACGGCGAGCGTTTCTTGCGGCGCTTCCACTCCGTGGAGCGAGCGTACTGCGCCCGCTTCGCCGATCCCGCCCCGAGCTTCGCCGCGCGCTTCGCCGCCAAGGAAGCTTTTCAGAAAGTCTGGCCCCGCCCGTTCGGCTGGGCGGACGTGTGGGTGGTGCGCGACCAAACGCCTCAAGGGCCGTTTCCGTGGTCGCGCCCCTACCTGCGCTTCGTGCCCACCATCGAAGAGGAGATGCGCTCACACGGCTGGCGCGCCCACCTCAGCCTCACGCACACCAAAGAACACGCCTCGGCGGTCGTGATGCTGGAGGAAGAACGGCCCCGAGGCTCCTGA
- a CDS encoding class I SAM-dependent RNA methyltransferase — translation MLQLRIEKIVAGGYGLARDEGGVVLVAGALPGETVLADVKASKGTRRGVTREVLTASPDRVEGPSLPTMNLAHATYAAQLRYKRGIVQEALTRLAKLDVEVGEIVPSPREWAYRAVAQYLVKADKLAYREREGHAPVPVDKDPLVIEPLARFTRKLDVWSLDPASEVVLRGSLATGEVLAAVIGDGAPRMYRRAVDELLDAGALGVSLAPPAERRFSKGERLLAGEPTILERFGRFGLSVSATGFAQVNPLAAGRLYEDAAKLAGAGEHLLDLFGGAGGLGMHAASSFGRVTILDTSAEALERGDADAERLQLDNVRFAQGSASEAPDADVVIVDPPRVGLDEATRGAVSLTGASRLVYVSCDPATWARDVRAFTDAGWKLVSATPHDFYPQTSHVEVLSLLTR, via the coding sequence ATGCTTCAGCTTCGCATCGAAAAGATCGTCGCGGGCGGCTACGGCCTCGCCCGCGACGAGGGCGGCGTGGTTCTCGTCGCGGGCGCATTGCCCGGCGAGACCGTCTTGGCGGACGTCAAGGCGTCGAAGGGCACGCGGCGCGGCGTGACGCGCGAAGTGCTGACCGCCAGCCCCGACCGCGTCGAAGGCCCGAGCTTGCCCACCATGAACCTCGCGCACGCGACGTACGCGGCGCAGCTGCGGTACAAGCGCGGCATCGTGCAGGAAGCCTTGACGCGGCTCGCCAAGCTCGACGTCGAGGTGGGCGAGATCGTCCCCAGTCCTCGCGAGTGGGCGTACCGCGCCGTGGCGCAGTACCTCGTCAAGGCCGACAAGCTCGCGTATCGCGAGCGTGAAGGGCACGCGCCGGTTCCCGTCGACAAGGACCCGCTCGTGATCGAGCCGCTCGCTCGATTCACGCGCAAGCTCGACGTGTGGTCGCTCGACCCCGCGTCCGAAGTCGTGCTGCGCGGAAGCCTCGCGACGGGAGAAGTTCTCGCCGCCGTGATCGGGGACGGCGCCCCGAGAATGTATCGCCGCGCCGTCGACGAGCTTCTCGACGCGGGCGCCTTGGGCGTGAGCCTCGCGCCGCCCGCCGAGCGGCGCTTCTCGAAAGGCGAGCGTCTTCTGGCGGGCGAGCCGACGATTCTGGAGCGCTTCGGCCGCTTCGGCCTCTCGGTGAGCGCGACGGGCTTCGCCCAAGTCAACCCGCTCGCGGCGGGCCGTCTGTACGAGGACGCCGCGAAGCTCGCCGGGGCAGGCGAGCACCTCCTCGACCTCTTCGGCGGCGCCGGCGGTCTGGGCATGCACGCGGCAAGCTCGTTCGGGCGCGTCACGATTCTCGACACGTCGGCCGAAGCTTTGGAGCGTGGCGACGCCGACGCCGAGCGCTTGCAGCTCGACAACGTCCGCTTCGCGCAAGGTAGCGCCTCGGAAGCGCCCGACGCCGACGTGGTCATCGTCGATCCACCCCGGGTCGGCCTCGACGAGGCGACGCGCGGCGCGGTGAGCCTCACGGGCGCGTCGCGGCTCGTGTACGTCTCGTGCGATCCCGCGACGTGGGCGCGAGACGTGCGCGCCTTCACGGACGCGGGCTGGAAGCTCGTATCGGCGACGCCGCACGACTTCTATCCGCAGACGAGCCACGTGGAAGTCCTGAGCTTGCTGACGCGCTGA
- the speA gene encoding biosynthetic arginine decarboxylase codes for MMPFTSDDAAELYGVQNWSSGFFRVNEKGQVEVTPAPGVSAVLKDVVDELVERGESLPIILRFPQVLAGRVKQLNEAFRTAIREYGYGGSYQGVFPIKVNQRRMVVETIAEAGFEYAHGLEAGSKAELALCLAQNMHSEALLCCNGFKDDGFIKLALWGRALGKNVVVTLEKFSELERVLKVSRELGVRPAIGVRFKLHARGSGQWEESGGDAAKFGLNASELLQVVERLRQEDMLDTLVMLHTHIGSQITDIRRIKIAVREATQVYSDLVDEGVGLKYLNVGGGLGVDYDGSKTTFYASMNYTMHEYASDVVYSVQEVCKQNGVREPTIVSESGRALTAHHAVLIVPVIDVTGPTRGSQFIPEPAEDQHQVVKDLEEILANINLRNYREMYNDAVGDKETLHNLFDLGYLTLRDRARGEAIFNAILQKLAKLVSGLPYVPDELEDLPKVLADKYICNFSLFQSLPDNWAIQALFPITPIDRLSERPTRQATLVDITCDSDGKIEKFIDLRDVKATLPLHDVDGSSAYYLGFFLMGAYQDVLGSAHNLFGKVSEAHVLARPGGKHDIELFVRGQKARRIIESMGYEEPMLRDSIGEQADRAEAIGELDPGDKSELLEDYDEELLGYTYLEYEE; via the coding sequence ATGATGCCATTTACGTCCGACGACGCCGCCGAACTTTACGGCGTTCAAAACTGGAGCTCGGGGTTCTTTCGCGTCAACGAGAAAGGCCAAGTCGAAGTGACGCCTGCGCCGGGCGTGTCCGCCGTCCTCAAGGACGTCGTGGACGAGCTCGTGGAGCGTGGCGAGTCCCTGCCCATCATCCTTCGCTTTCCGCAAGTTCTGGCGGGACGCGTGAAGCAACTCAACGAGGCGTTTCGCACCGCGATTCGCGAGTACGGGTACGGCGGGTCGTACCAAGGCGTCTTTCCGATCAAGGTGAATCAGCGCCGCATGGTCGTGGAGACCATCGCCGAAGCAGGCTTCGAGTACGCGCACGGCCTCGAAGCGGGCAGCAAGGCCGAGCTCGCGTTGTGCCTCGCCCAGAACATGCACTCCGAGGCGTTGCTGTGCTGCAACGGCTTCAAGGACGACGGCTTCATCAAGCTCGCCTTGTGGGGACGCGCGCTCGGCAAGAACGTCGTGGTGACGCTGGAGAAGTTCAGCGAGTTGGAGCGCGTGCTGAAGGTCAGCCGCGAGCTCGGCGTGCGGCCCGCCATCGGCGTGCGCTTCAAGTTGCACGCGCGTGGCTCGGGTCAGTGGGAAGAGTCGGGCGGGGACGCCGCGAAGTTCGGCCTCAACGCCTCGGAGTTGCTGCAAGTCGTGGAGCGTCTTCGCCAAGAGGACATGCTCGACACCCTGGTGATGCTGCACACGCACATCGGCAGCCAGATCACCGACATTCGCCGCATCAAGATCGCCGTGCGTGAGGCGACGCAAGTGTACTCCGACCTCGTCGACGAAGGCGTCGGCTTGAAGTACCTCAACGTCGGCGGAGGGCTGGGCGTGGACTACGACGGTTCGAAGACGACGTTCTACGCGTCGATGAACTACACCATGCACGAGTACGCCAGCGACGTCGTGTACTCCGTGCAGGAAGTGTGCAAGCAAAACGGGGTGCGCGAACCGACCATCGTGTCCGAGTCGGGCCGGGCGCTCACGGCACATCACGCGGTCCTGATCGTGCCCGTGATCGACGTGACGGGCCCCACGCGCGGCTCGCAATTCATTCCCGAGCCCGCCGAAGATCAGCATCAAGTCGTCAAGGACCTCGAGGAGATTCTCGCCAACATCAATTTGCGCAACTACCGCGAGATGTACAACGACGCGGTCGGCGACAAGGAGACGTTGCACAACCTCTTCGACCTCGGCTACCTCACGCTGCGGGACCGCGCGCGCGGCGAGGCGATCTTCAACGCCATTTTGCAAAAACTCGCCAAGCTCGTTTCTGGCCTTCCGTACGTTCCCGACGAACTCGAAGACCTCCCGAAGGTCTTGGCCGACAAGTACATCTGCAACTTCAGCCTCTTCCAAAGCCTTCCGGACAACTGGGCGATCCAGGCGCTCTTTCCCATCACGCCGATCGACCGCCTCTCGGAGCGTCCCACGCGCCAGGCGACCCTCGTGGACATCACGTGCGACAGCGACGGGAAGATCGAGAAGTTCATCGACTTGCGCGACGTCAAGGCGACGCTTCCGCTGCACGACGTGGACGGAAGCAGCGCGTACTACCTCGGCTTCTTCTTGATGGGCGCCTACCAAGACGTCCTCGGCAGCGCGCACAACTTGTTCGGCAAGGTCAGCGAGGCGCACGTGCTCGCGCGACCGGGCGGCAAGCACGACATCGAGCTGTTCGTGCGCGGCCAAAAGGCGAGGCGCATCATCGAGTCGATGGGATACGAGGAGCCGATGCTGCGTGACTCGATCGGTGAGCAAGCCGACCGCGCCGAGGCGATCGGCGAGCTCGACCCGGGTGACAAGAGCGAGCTTCTCGAAGACTACGACGAGGAGTTGCTCGGATACACCTACCTCGAGTACGAGGAGTGA
- a CDS encoding TatD family hydrolase, with protein sequence MIDSHCHLDYLDDPDAALSELGLTGVVCIGADLEHARNAIVLAERHANVWATVGLHPTSTEHDSPQTRAALEELSLHPRVVGIGESGLDDYWDDTRRAQQREAFEWQLDLARRRDLPIVIHTRDKQGRDTASRGCAELLTAANWPKGILHCCNGHAGLLRAGLDLGFFVSFAGNVTYKNAHDIQEAAKYVPLDRVLVETDAPFLAPVPMRGKPNRPGYARHTLRFLAQARGLSEEAFEAATVRNTRAVYGLDNVPASP encoded by the coding sequence GTGATCGACTCTCACTGCCACCTCGACTACCTCGACGATCCCGACGCGGCCCTCTCGGAACTCGGCTTGACGGGCGTCGTGTGCATCGGCGCGGACCTCGAGCACGCCCGAAACGCCATCGTTTTGGCCGAGCGGCACGCGAACGTCTGGGCGACCGTCGGTTTGCATCCCACGAGCACCGAGCACGATTCGCCGCAAACGCGCGCCGCCCTCGAAGAGCTCAGCTTGCATCCGCGCGTCGTCGGCATCGGCGAGAGCGGCCTCGATGACTACTGGGACGACACGAGGCGCGCGCAGCAGCGAGAAGCCTTCGAGTGGCAACTCGACCTCGCTCGAAGGCGCGACTTGCCGATCGTGATTCACACGCGCGACAAGCAAGGCCGCGACACGGCGTCGCGAGGCTGCGCGGAACTCCTGACGGCGGCGAACTGGCCCAAAGGCATCTTGCACTGCTGCAACGGGCACGCGGGCCTTTTGCGTGCGGGACTCGACCTCGGCTTCTTCGTGAGCTTCGCCGGAAACGTCACGTACAAGAACGCGCACGACATTCAGGAAGCGGCGAAGTACGTGCCCCTCGACCGCGTTCTGGTGGAGACGGACGCGCCGTTTCTCGCGCCCGTCCCGATGCGCGGCAAGCCCAACCGTCCCGGCTACGCCCGCCACACCCTGCGCTTCCTCGCGCAGGCGCGCGGATTGAGCGAGGAAGCCTTCGAGGCGGCCACCGTGCGAAACACGCGCGCGGTGTACGGCCTTGACAACGTTCCCGCCAGCCCTTAA
- a CDS encoding NUDIX domain-containing protein codes for MTNEDLARAFLAAHPTFDGWEEAWRSVPLAFRVGLTHDLPPRDVIASVRAVVSKGRDVLLVRAEVPILTVGGRPEAGETLEEGLIREIAEETGWLARPIGVIAFIHALHLDEQRPSWGRPAPHFIDVVFAAEAANFEPSRLHLGEWPCEFVPIEQAARHGLHPIDLAFLKAASALRRDSP; via the coding sequence ATGACGAACGAAGATCTCGCCCGCGCCTTTCTCGCCGCCCATCCCACCTTCGACGGTTGGGAGGAGGCGTGGCGGAGCGTGCCGCTCGCGTTCCGAGTCGGTTTGACACACGACTTGCCGCCGCGAGACGTGATCGCCTCGGTGCGCGCGGTCGTCTCGAAGGGACGCGACGTGCTGCTCGTTCGCGCCGAGGTGCCCATCTTGACGGTCGGCGGACGGCCCGAGGCGGGCGAGACGCTCGAAGAAGGCCTGATTCGCGAGATCGCCGAGGAGACCGGTTGGCTCGCGCGTCCGATCGGCGTGATCGCCTTCATCCACGCGCTTCACCTCGACGAGCAACGCCCCTCCTGGGGACGGCCCGCTCCGCACTTCATCGACGTCGTGTTCGCGGCCGAGGCGGCGAACTTCGAGCCTTCACGCCTTCACCTCGGCGAGTGGCCGTGCGAGTTCGTGCCGATCGAACAAGCCGCGCGGCACGGGCTGCACCCCATCGACCTCGCGTTCCTGAAGGCGGCCTCGGCGCTTCGGCGCGACTCGCCTTGA
- a CDS encoding vWA domain-containing protein translates to MSADQRELRLKSAVAAMRTREPFWGTLVLHARPTLDARWGSTACTDGRRIYVHPDFLDTLNGSELLALLAHEVAHIANLHVTRRGARDAKRWGYAADAWVNGALAATYDLPDGAVRLPAVEHLSVEEIYHLITANEDKYPVPSTFRTDLLEGSGEDTRSGADEANANGALSPISRQEAEELRRVWSRNLQHALTAARLQGKVPAGAERALEVAEPRLDWRTLLWRFVTPAKNDFAAFDRRFVASGLYLDTLEGERVRLSVCLDTSGSVGTRELKSFHAEVVGILRAYPDVKASLYHADAQLYGPHDLTRDTPLPAPRGGGGTDFRPYFDAAKDADLHVYLTDGYGTFPTRPPRGEVLWIVVPGGLKSSAFPFGSVTRLI, encoded by the coding sequence ATGAGCGCCGACCAGCGAGAGCTGCGCCTCAAGAGCGCCGTCGCCGCGATGCGCACCCGCGAGCCGTTTTGGGGCACGCTCGTCTTGCACGCGCGGCCCACCCTCGATGCACGCTGGGGATCGACGGCCTGCACGGACGGACGGCGCATCTACGTCCACCCCGACTTCCTCGACACCCTGAACGGCTCGGAGCTCCTCGCGCTGCTCGCCCACGAAGTCGCCCACATCGCCAACTTGCATGTGACGCGGCGCGGCGCGCGTGACGCCAAACGCTGGGGCTACGCGGCGGACGCCTGGGTGAACGGCGCCCTCGCCGCGACGTACGACCTGCCCGACGGCGCGGTGCGTCTGCCCGCCGTCGAGCACCTCAGCGTCGAGGAGATCTACCACCTCATCACGGCCAACGAGGACAAGTACCCGGTTCCGAGCACGTTTCGTACGGACCTGCTCGAAGGGTCGGGCGAGGACACCCGATCCGGCGCCGACGAAGCGAACGCGAACGGCGCCCTCTCCCCCATCTCCCGTCAGGAAGCCGAGGAGTTGCGCCGCGTCTGGTCTCGCAACCTTCAGCACGCCCTCACCGCCGCGAGATTGCAAGGCAAGGTTCCCGCCGGGGCCGAACGCGCCTTGGAAGTCGCCGAGCCCCGCCTCGATTGGCGAACGCTGCTGTGGCGGTTCGTGACGCCCGCCAAGAACGACTTCGCCGCGTTCGACCGCCGCTTCGTCGCGTCCGGCTTGTACCTCGACACGCTCGAAGGTGAGCGCGTGCGGCTCTCGGTGTGCCTCGACACGTCCGGCTCGGTCGGAACGCGCGAGCTGAAGTCCTTTCACGCCGAGGTCGTCGGTATCCTGCGCGCTTATCCCGACGTCAAAGCGAGCCTCTACCACGCGGACGCCCAGCTGTACGGTCCGCACGACCTCACGCGCGACACGCCCCTCCCGGCTCCGAGAGGCGGCGGCGGCACGGACTTCCGTCCGTATTTCGACGCGGCCAAGGACGCCGACCTCCACGTGTACCTCACCGACGGCTACGGCACCTTTCCAACGCGCCCACCCCGAGGCGAAGTTCTTTGGATCGTGGTGCCCGGCGGCCTGAAGAGCTCGGCCTTTCCGTTCGGGTCCGTGACGCGGCTAATCTGA
- a CDS encoding AAA family ATPase — MLNVTLRSLHDFLDKLVVNDVPLAVMLWGPPGIGKSQAVAKVAASHGLHLEDVRISQLAPTDLRGVPYVTERDFEEKLKEKVTAFAAPDFLPRVGRAVLFLDELNAAPPAMVAITQQLLLDRRVGNYVVPDGVFIWAAGNRKEDRASVFDMSAPVANRMLHLGVAPDVNEWIAYGSSANVDSRILAFVGYRPSKLHDFDADAPDPAWPSPRSWVMASTLLSVGLSVSAAVGEATASEFEAFCDVYDRLPDARAILEGRSAKPFPKSDSIDERWAITTALSSQVESGEELANALLWIGRGEPEWFQLCASLGVTRLREQGKDGDLAEMIPRVPGFREALVEHARTMALAR, encoded by the coding sequence ATGCTGAACGTCACCTTGCGCTCCCTGCACGATTTCCTCGACAAACTCGTCGTCAACGACGTCCCGCTCGCCGTCATGCTGTGGGGACCGCCCGGCATCGGAAAATCCCAGGCGGTCGCGAAGGTCGCCGCCTCGCACGGCCTGCACCTCGAGGACGTCCGCATCTCCCAGCTCGCCCCGACGGATCTGCGCGGCGTGCCGTACGTGACCGAGCGCGACTTCGAAGAGAAGTTGAAAGAGAAGGTGACGGCCTTCGCCGCGCCCGACTTCCTGCCGAGGGTGGGCCGCGCCGTGCTGTTTCTCGACGAACTCAACGCCGCTCCCCCGGCGATGGTGGCGATCACGCAGCAACTCCTGCTCGACCGACGCGTCGGCAACTACGTCGTTCCCGACGGCGTGTTCATCTGGGCGGCGGGCAACCGCAAAGAGGACCGCGCCTCGGTGTTCGACATGTCCGCCCCGGTCGCCAACCGCATGCTGCACCTCGGTGTGGCGCCCGACGTCAACGAGTGGATCGCGTACGGTTCCTCGGCGAACGTCGATTCGCGCATCCTGGCGTTCGTCGGCTACCGCCCCTCCAAACTCCACGACTTCGACGCGGACGCCCCCGATCCCGCTTGGCCCAGCCCGAGGTCGTGGGTGATGGCCTCGACACTTCTCTCCGTGGGCTTGAGCGTGAGCGCCGCCGTCGGCGAGGCGACCGCGTCCGAGTTCGAAGCCTTCTGCGACGTCTACGACCGTCTGCCCGACGCTCGCGCGATCCTGGAGGGGCGCTCGGCCAAGCCCTTTCCGAAGAGCGACTCCATCGACGAGCGCTGGGCGATCACGACCGCCCTCTCGTCGCAAGTCGAAAGCGGGGAGGAACTCGCCAACGCCTTGCTATGGATCGGGCGCGGCGAACCCGAGTGGTTTCAACTGTGCGCGTCGCTGGGCGTGACGCGCCTGCGCGAGCAAGGCAAGGACGGCGACCTCGCCGAGATGATTCCGAGGGTGCCGGGCTTTCGCGAAGCCCTCGTGGAGCACGCCCGCACGATGGCGTTGGCGCGGTGA
- a CDS encoding LacI family DNA-binding transcriptional regulator: MRKPTIQDVARRAGVGVGTVSRVLNNHAAVKPSTRDTVLRAMSDLNYTPNPHARRIAGGRSYTVSVMLPIVSTDFYLRLLEGLESAFQEQRYDLAIFPLLDRTRLERYLSSHTLAYQADGLVMASYNLADIFDDGVLPTRQPTVLVDAYSDRMDCAYVDNRLGGRLAGELAVRLEGEVRAMWLETDLDQVFKTLVIGERREGFLKALAEANVPLAGEYVSPLGSHAARSVAGQLLDEANFPLTVFASADVIAAAVLDEAQVRGLCVGKDLKVIGFDDQPWSAARGLTTLHQPVEAMGRAAAELLLSRLAGHGGPPRARRFEPYVVERASTGHRSGM, from the coding sequence ATGCGCAAGCCCACCATCCAAGACGTTGCCCGTCGAGCGGGCGTGGGCGTCGGCACCGTGTCGAGGGTTTTGAACAATCACGCCGCCGTGAAGCCCAGCACGCGCGACACCGTGCTACGCGCCATGAGCGACCTCAACTACACCCCGAATCCGCACGCGCGCCGCATCGCGGGCGGCCGTTCGTACACGGTGTCCGTGATGCTGCCGATCGTCAGCACCGACTTCTACCTGCGCCTTCTCGAAGGGCTGGAGAGCGCGTTCCAAGAGCAGCGCTACGACCTCGCTATCTTCCCGCTGCTCGACCGTACGAGGCTCGAGCGTTACCTCAGCAGCCATACCCTGGCCTATCAAGCGGACGGCCTCGTGATGGCGAGCTACAACCTCGCCGACATCTTCGACGACGGCGTGCTGCCCACGCGCCAACCGACGGTGCTCGTCGACGCGTACAGCGACCGCATGGACTGCGCGTACGTCGACAATCGTCTCGGGGGTCGTCTTGCGGGGGAACTCGCGGTGCGCCTCGAAGGTGAGGTGCGCGCGATGTGGCTCGAGACGGACCTCGACCAGGTGTTCAAGACCTTGGTGATCGGCGAGCGCCGGGAAGGGTTTCTCAAGGCGCTCGCCGAGGCGAACGTGCCCCTCGCCGGAGAGTACGTCAGTCCGCTCGGTTCACACGCGGCGCGCTCGGTCGCGGGCCAACTGCTCGACGAGGCGAACTTTCCGCTCACGGTCTTCGCGTCCGCCGACGTGATCGCCGCTGCCGTGCTCGACGAAGCGCAAGTGCGCGGACTGTGCGTCGGCAAGGACCTCAAGGTGATCGGTTTCGACGATCAGCCGTGGTCGGCGGCGCGCGGCCTCACGACGCTGCACCAGCCCGTGGAGGCGATGGGCCGCGCGGCGGCGGAACTGCTGCTGTCACGGCTCGCGGGACACGGCGGCCCGCCGCGCGCGCGGCGCTTCGAGCCGTACGTCGTGGAGCGCGCGTCGACCGGTCATCGTAGCGGGATGTGA